ATTAAGGGCTTTAAAAACACAAAATAGTTTAGCCATTTTGTGTTTTGGTATAACAACCCATCTACTTTTCTTTTATGGTTGAGTAAATTTATCTATGATCGAATACGTCTCAACACTTTTCATTAACGCGGCTATCTTCGCTTTGTTTAGTCTAGGACTAAATCTACAATGGGGATTTGCAGGGTTGGTTAACTTTGGGCATGTGGCGTTTATGACGGTCGGAGCCTATACCACCGTATTGCTGAGCCTTAATGGTGTGCCTTGGTTTTTGGCTTTTCTAATAGCCGCAGCGATCGCTGGTTTACTGGGCATTATCATCGGCAGTACCGCCTTAAAATTGCGCGAAGACTATCTGGGAATCGTTACCATCGGTGTGTCAGAGATGGTACGTCTATTTGTGAACAATGAAGAATGGCTGACCAAAGGCACAAGGGGCGTGCAGGATTTTCCGCTCCCTTTAGTTAATCTAGTCTCACGTCAATATTATTCCTTTGTGTTGGCAGCACTCTTACTGGTAGTAGTGGCAATAGTATATTGGCGATTAGAGTGGTTAGTGCGATCGCCTTGGGGAAGAGTACTTAAGGCAATTCGTGAAGATGAAGAAGTAGTTAAGGCGCTAGGTAAAAATGTATTTTGGTATAAATTACAAGCCTTTGCGATCGGTGGAGCGATCGGCGGATTAGCAGGATCATTTTATGCTTGGCAATTAACTACTGTTTATCCTGATAATTTCATTCCTCTGATCACTTTCCAAGCATGGACAATCATCACAATTGGCGGTGCTGGCAACAATTTGGGTGTCATACTTGGTGCGGCAATATTTCAGTTTTACAATGCTCTGCCTCGGTTTCTACCTGAACAAATCCGTGCTGATGGTGGTAGGTTTGAGGCGGTTCAACTAATTCTGATCGGTGTTACTCTAATTTTGCTGATGGTATGGCGACCACAGGGAATTTTAGGTAATAAAAAAGAATTAACTTTAAATCGTTAAAAAATAAAGACATTAACCTTTTGTGAATTTGGATTACATGTAATCCAAAACCAGATTGCACATCTATAGCAAGCAGCGCAAGAGATAGCTAGGACATAAAACCAAAAAGATGAGTGGCGACGCAAAGCGCCGCCACTCATCTTTTTGGTTTTATGTCCTAAGCAAAACTTACATTGCTATATAAGTACTTGTGAAAATAAAATTGCAATCTCGTAAAGTTGCATCCCGCAGGGATGCAACTTTACGGGTTATCTACGTTTTCACCCTTTTACTTTCTGGAAGTTAAAATGGTATAGCTTAAATAAATTTAGGAAATTGTGATGGCAAAGGTTGAGATTTATACATGGCGGATGTGTCCTTTCTGTATTAGGGCAAAACATTTACTCGATAAGAAAGGCGTAGAATACACAGAATATGTCATCGATGGGGATGAAGCAGCGCGATCGGCTATGGTAGCCAGAGGTTCTGACGGCAAACGTTCTGTCCCCCAAATTTTTATTAACGATCAGCATATTGGTGGTTGTGATGCTATTCACGCGCTAGATGCTAAAGGAAAACTTGATGCTTTGCTAGCATAACCAAATTTACAAAGAGAGTTCGCTTTGCGAACTCTCTTTGTAATAAGAGTAAAAGCCTCGCTTTGCGAGGCTTTTACTCTTATTTGGCGACTACGCGAATTACTTTTTCCGATCGCACTAAGTCACTCTCACCCGCAAAAATCGAGCGTCCTTGACTATTAGGTAACTCTAGAGGAATCGCGCCCAAAGGCATTTGCACAGTTCTTAAGCCAATATCGTTATCTTGACCTATCAAGAAAGTTACAGGTAAATCAAGACGCGGCTTCGCGATCGCAGTCATGCTGACTAATCGATCAGCTCGCGATTGGAACTTGAAGCATTGTGAACCGATCGCACCTCGCACCGCAGAGCGAATATTCGCGGCTGCTATACGTTTGGCAAAACCTTCAGCAGTGATTAATATTAGCTCTGAACTAGGATTATTTTGTAAATCAAGAATTGATACACCAATTTGAGCTTCAGAACTACCTAAACGTAGGGCAATATTTCCTGCGGCAGTACGTCCAACGGTGGGAATTTGGGTTTCATCGGCTTTGAGGCGTAGGATTCTACCAGCAGAGGTGGCGATCGCTAGTTCTTGCTCTAAGCCGACAATATCAGCCCAGAATAGCGCATCATCTTCTTTGAATTTCGCTGCAATCAGTCCACGTGCGGTCATATCAGCAAATTCTGAAAGGGGAGATCGCTTGATTTTGCCTTGACTCGAAAGCAGGACTAAACCTGCCGTTGATTCAGGATTCTTTTCCCAGACAAACTGCGACACGATGCGATCAGTACTATCGGGTAATAGTGTAATTAAAGGTGTAGCCCGTCCTTTCCCTTTGATGATAGGTACATTGGCAAGAGCAAGGGGAAACGCTCTACCTGAACTAGTCATAACGACCATTTCGCGATCGCTACGGGTGTCATAGGAAGCGATCGTCACATCATCTCCTAAATCCACAGACTGCGAGGCTCTAGAATTAGGCTCTAGGCTTTTGATATAGCCTTTGTGCGTGAGTTGGACGGTAATATCTTGCGGCTCAGCAATGGGAATATTTAGCTCAGTTGTCAGAGAAATTAAGGGAACTTCTACTGGTTTGGGTTGTTTGTTAGTTGTTGCTTTAGGAGATTTGCGATCGCTTACTTTCTCAGTGACATTCCCAGTGTCAAGGGTTTGCTGAATCTGGCGATCGCTTTCAGTATTTTTATCGGCGTTTTTAGATTTAGAACTTTTCGAGGTGGCTCTAGGTGGCTCTGGTTCATCAATGTCGGGAACTGCAATCCTTTGTTGATTGCCCTGTAACAGCCAAGCAAGATGGGTGCGTCTTTGATCGCTATGACGTTTTTTATGATCGCGCAATTCTTTTTTCAAGAATTTCATCAACTCGCGGCGATCGCCTAATAACCTCTCTAATCTAGAAACCTGTTGTTGTAAGGTTTCTAGTTCTTCACGGATCTTCTGTTGCTCAATTGCCGTAATCCGACGTAAAGGCATCGAGAGAATTGCTTCCGCTTGGGTTTCTGATAAAGCAAATTCTGTTTGCAGGTCAGTCTTAGCTAGAGCGCTATTATTCGCAAATCGCAAAATCCTGATCAGGCGATCAATATCTTGGAGAACTAGCACTAGTCCTTCCAATAGATGCGATTTTTCTCGAGCTTTTTTTAGCTCATAACGGAACCGCTTCGCAAGGGTTTCTTCTCGAAAAGAGAGGAATTCTTGCAATAGTTCGCGCAGACTCATTTGCTTTGGTTGCGAACCTTTGAGTGCTAGGAGAATCACCCCAAAATTTGATTGCAAAGCTGTTTGGCGATATAGCTGATCGATAATTACTTCAGGGGAAATATCTTTCTTTAATTCGATAACAACTCGCATCCCTGCGCGATCGCTTTCATCGCGAATATCGGAAATACCCTCAATTTTGCCATTGTTTACTAATTCAGCAATTTTCTCGATCCATGCTGATTTATTGACTTGATAGGGCAACTCCGTCACAATAATCGCTTGTTTCTGGCGCTTACCTGTGCCTTTCCCACCAAACTGCTCAACTGACGCAACACCACGAATCGTAACGCTACCCCGTCCAGTTAAGTAAGCCTCACGCACACCATCCTCATTCATGATGATCCCGCCTGTAGGAAAGTCGGGAGCAGGGATTAAGCTCAATAACTGCTCGTCAGGCAAATTAGGATTATCAATTAAGGCGATCGCGCCATCAACAACTTCACTCAAGTTGTGCGGCGGAATATTCGTCGCCATCCCCACAGCGATCCCTGTGGAACCATTTAGCAAGAGCATCGGCAACTGGGCAGGTAACACGGCTGGCTCTTGCTCGGAGCCATCAAAGTTATCAACAAAATCAACAACATCTTCCTCGATTTCGCTGAGCAAAGCCTCATTACCGATCGCCGCCAAGCGACATTCGGTATAACGCATCGCCGCCGCAGGGTCATTATCGACGGAGCCAAAGTTACCATGCCCCGCCAATAATGGATAACGACTGGAAAAGTCTTGCACCAAACGTACAAGGGCATCGTAAACCGATTGATCGCCGTGGGGGTGATATTTGCCCAATACGTCACCAACGACGCGAGCGCATTTACGAAAGGGACGCTCTGGCACAAGCCCAAGCTCATGCATGGCATAGATAATCCTGCGATGCACAGGTTTAAGCCCATCACGGGCATCGGGCAAGGCACGTCCGACAATGACGCTCATCGCATACTCTAGGTACGATCGCTGCATCTCCGTATGCAATGAGGTCGGTATGATATTTCCCCCGTTAGACTCCAACCCGAAATCTAGCTGTTGTTGCCCTTGCTTTGCCATAAAATCTACGAACGCTGTACAAGATAATCACGATACTTGAAAACAATGTAACAGCAAAACCAAGTCGTATAGTGAATTTACGTCTGATTAAACAAAAAAGAGAGGTGATGCTTTGCATCACCTCTCTTTTTTGTTTTTTATTTTTCTGTCATTCTCCATACGCCATCCCAGTCATCTTCGGGTGCATTGAGTAAAAAGTGCTGACAACGAGTGATATGCATATTGGCGGCTTTATTGTTTTTATCGAGTTCTAATACTTCTGCAAATTCGGCAACAGCCTTACTAAACTTCCGCGTCAGGTAATGCTCACGAGCTGCATGGTAATGCTCAATGATGCGAGATTGGATCTCGTTTAGTGGGTCGGATTTTAAGCCAATTAATTCATACACACTCACAGGTTGATTTTTGCCCTTAACTTGAATGCGATCAAGTTCGCGTACCCAGAGGCGATCGCTACAGAGGTTGTAGGTAGTTTCACTAATGATCGCATCTGTACCATATTGCTTACTTGCACCCTCTAGCCGTGAACCAAGATTCACCCCATCGCCGATCGCCGTAAATTCCATGCGTCTGGTGGAGCCAATATTGCCACTGATCACCGTATCAGAGTTGATACCGATGCCAATTTTGATCGTCGCCATATCAATTTCTTTTTGATTTTGTGGCTTCAGTTTTTCGAGCCGCTTGATATTAAATTCTTTTAAACGATGGCGCATATCGATCGCCGTTTGCACAGCCATCCATGCATGATCGGGAATTGGCAAGGGCGAACCAAACACCGCCATAATCGCATCGCCGATGTATTTATCCAGCGTGCCTTTGTAGTTAAAGACAGCCTCCACCATCGTTTCAAAATATTCGTTCAGCATCATCACCACATCTTCCGCCGCAAGGGTTTCGGTAATGGTGGTATAGCTACGGATATCAGAGAATAATACGGAAACCTCTTTGCGATCGCCGCCCATTTTGGCATCACCACCAGCCAGAAGCTGCTCGGCTAGCTCTTGGGTCATGTAGCGATACATCGTACTTTTGAGGCGTTTTTCTTGGCTGATGTCTTCCATGACGACTAGAGCGCCACGCACGCCTTCACCTTCGTCTCCTTCAGACATGGTGTTGATGGAAATATTAATGCTGTGCTGTTCGCCATCGGTAGAGCGCAGGGTTTGATCGGGATAATATTGCTTACGGCTTTTTTCGTCACTGCCATCCAAACTAGTTTCAAACCATTTAGTGAAGTTCGCCTTTTCAATGTTGATCAGTTCATACACAGACTTGCCTTCTAATAAGGCATTTCCGACTCCAAGTAAGTCATAGGCGCGTTCATTGGCAGCGATAATCTTGCCATGTTTATCCGTAGAGATCACGCCATCGGAAAGACTTCGCAAAATGTCCTTTTGCATTTGCTGTTCTTGCTTAACCTTGGCGAATAGCTTGGCATTTTCTAGCGCCACACCAGCTTGAACGTTGAAGACTTTCATGAATTCTTCGTCATTACCATTGAAACTTGCCTTGAATCTCTCAGGGGAAGCTGGCCATGTGTTGGGGTCATATTCAGGAAAATCACCACGCTGAATCTTGTTAACTAATTGAGTAACACCAATTAACTCTTTGTTAGAGTTGAAAATTGGCATACAAAGTAGGCTACAGGTACGATAACCATTGGCTTGATCGAATTTTTTAGAATTATCAGCATCAGGATGCTCGTAAAGATCAAAGGGAATATTTAAGACTTCGCCTGTAATGGCAACCCGACCTGCATAACCTACGCCCATCGGTACGCGCAATTCTTTGGTTAAGCCGTAGTGATCAACTATTTGTGTCCAGAGATCATTGCGATCGCGATCGATTAGCCACAGAGTACTGCGATCAGCATTCATCAATAACTTAGCTTCGTCCATCACCTTTTTAAGGGTAGCCTCTAGATCTAAACTTTGTCCTAGAGACATGGCTGCTTTCATCAAGGCATCGGCAGCACGTTGTTTTTGAGCTGCCGAATAAAACGCCTGAGAACTTTCTAAAATTAGGCGCATTGATGGCGCAAACTGGGCAAATAGAGCCTGATCTTCTTCCGTAAAACCAACGCGATCGACGCTATCTTCTAGAGGGACAGAGGGATCGTTAATTCGCAGTTTATTAATTAACTGCACCACCGCAACCAGTTGATCGTTATCGTTCAACAGGGGCATGGAGAGCATGGAGTAGGTGCGATAACCAGTCCGCTCAAATTGCTTTTTAGCTTGAGACGATCGCGGATCATCAAAAAAGTCAAAGGGAATATTGACGATGTGACCGTAGGTAGCGACTTCACCAGCGATGCTAGTTGGCTCTGTGGAAATCCGAATTTCAATATTTTTGCCATCTTCACTAGGTACATTTGTCCATAGTTGATTTTTATCGGCATCTAATAAAAAAATTGTGGTGCGATCGGCTGACAACAATTCACCAATCTTGCCACGAATTGCTTGCAGCATTTCATCAAGGATCACATCAAAGTCGGTATTGAGCATTCCGAGGGTTTGATTGACGATCCGTAATCTTTGCTCAACGTCATTAACGACTTGGCTAAACTTTTCGGGCGTAAGTGGTGCAAGCACAGAGGCAAAATTACCTCCTGCGGTTACAGCTAAGGCACTGGAACTACGATAAGAACTATCTTGAAAATCAGTTAAAGCTGGGGCTGGATTGTTGAGCTTGACAGATGAAGATTCGCTCTCGGCAATTACAGCAATCGTCGCCTCAATCGTAGCGTGGGTATCTATGGATGGTATGCGAGAAGGGGATGATGGTGTCATATCAGCACTAAGATTTTCGGTTTAGTCCCAACTTTTTTAAGAGTGGTGATGCTTATCGCAGCACTCTTGTTCCACTTGCACTGTTGCTTTTGAGTTTATGCAAAGCCAATTTCGTCAAATTGAAAAAATTATCTTAGCACCCCTCAGATTGAGATCGCAAACCTAGACACTATAGGCGGCGCGAATCAACGACTCAAGTAAGTTAAGCAGACTGCGGTGCAGTCTGCTTAACTTACTTGAGTCGATCTGGGGAAATTCGAGCTTGGATCATCTCAAATAGGCGATCTCTGACGGCTTCGGTGGTTTCATTCTCTGTGACCATGATCGAAATATCGGCTTGAGCATAGCGATCGCGACGTTGGTTATAGATATCATTGAGGGTTTGTAATGGATCAGCAGTTTGCAAAAGAGGGCGTTGCTCCGATGCTGTTTTGAGGCGATGGTATAAAGTCTCAACAGGGACATCAATCCAAACAACAATGCCATCGTGTAAGTGCGACCAATTGAGCGATCGCATGACGATTCCGCCGCCTGTTGCCACAACTAGACGGGTATAGGCCGAGACTTGTGAAAGTACTTGTTGTTCAAGATCGCGAAATGTCTCTTCGCCATCCTTGGCAAAAATTTCAGGAATTGATTTCCCTGCACATTTCTCAATAAGTGGGTCGGTATCTAAAAAGTTGTAACCTAATTTTTGTGCTAAAAGCTTGCCGACGGTGCTTTTACCTGCACCCATCATCCCAATCAAAAATATATTCGTTCCGTTGAGCATTTGCCTGTATTTAAAATTTATGATGGGTAGTCAAGGAAATCTCCTAAACTAATGTTCCCACAGCAACAGGACTTCTAATTAACGCTTCTGCTTTTTCGGTCGGAGATTGCTATAAAATTTTTGTTGCTATCTTGATACTTAATGGTAAAACCGTAAGTCAAAGATATTTAAGATTAAGTTTTTAAGAGTACGTTGTGAATGCTGAACTATCGCACAGTCTTATCTCATAAAATTTTACAAAAAAAATGGATATTAGGTTTAGGGATTGTCAGTGTTGCTGCGATCACCAACACCTTATTTTCCCTTGAGCATGACTGGCATTTACTGAGCATAAGTACGCTAATGATTGGCGGCACACTTTTGTTTGTGAATGTGCGAAAGAGCTTTGCTGCGGGGATAGAACAACCGACGGTAATCGATCGCAGTTATCTATTTAAAGAACTACAGCAAGCGCAAAAGGCGATCGCCAAAATTGCCGATCTAGGTAAGCGTGACACCTTAGACGCGCAAGCTCAGCAAATCACCAACAATCTCCAAAAAAATCATTTTCAGATCGTCGTTTTTGGCACAGGCTCCGCAGGCAAAACTTCGGTAATTAATGCTTTGTTGGGACGCAAGGCAGGTAAGACTGGGGCAGCAATTGGCACAACGATCGCTCGTCAAGAATACGCTTGTCAAGGAATCGATTTTTCACCCGTTGGCATAACGCCAATTCAAAGTGAAAACAAGGTTAAGCGACAGATTTCTTTGCTTGATACATCGGGGACGCAAGAAATGGGAGCGATGGGACAGCAGAGAGAAATCGAATCTTTGCAAGTTGTCCAAAATGCCGATCTGATGATTTTTGTAACGGAGGGAGATTTAACCAATAGCGAATATTGCGAACTCGAACGCCTTGCTGGTTTAGGTAAGCGTGTAATTCTTGTTTTTAATAAGACGGATTTGTATTTGCCAAGCGATCGCGAAAATGTATTAGCCAAACTCAAGGAACGCACTCAGCATTTCTTAGCTACCACTGATATTGTGGCGATCGCCGCTCAGCCGAGTCCCATCAAAGTACGTCAATATGCCAATGCTGAAGATTCAGTTCATAGTGATGCAATTCAAGAATGGTGGGAAGATCTACCGCCAGATGTGACTGCTTTAAAAGAACGCATTGAGACAATTCTTTCTAATGAGTGGGAAGATTTGCTAATTCACAATACCCATCTGCAAATCAAGAATTTGCTACAGGAAATCAATGGCACAATCAATCATCAACGCCGCCAAGATGCCGCCACAATCATTAATCGTTATCAATTAATCGCCGCTACGACAGTTTTTGCGAATCCCATCCCTGCGATCGATTTGTTGGCTGGAGCCGCAATCAATACCCAAATGTTGATGGATCTCGGCAAAATTTATGATCGTCCCCTCAATTTCAAACAGACTCAACAAGTTGCAATGATCATTGCCCAGCAATTATTACAACTTGGGTGCATCGAAATCGCCAGCTCAGCGATCGCCTCCTGCTTTAAGGTAAATGCGCTCACCTATGCGATCGGTGGCTCCATGCAAGCCGTTACCGCCGCCTACTTAACTCACATTGGCGGTATGAGTTTTGTGGAATATCTAGAGCAGCAACCTGAAACACAATCTGCTCCTGCGATGACTAATGCATTGCAACAAATATGTCAAAAAACCTTTAACGCGTTACAAAGCGATCGCTTCTTTATCGACTTTGTAACCAGTATTTCCAGTCGTGTCGCTAGCAACTACGGCGCTTTGCGCTCATAAAAAAAAGGAGGGTGCTTTGCACCCTCCTTTTTTTGTTTAATTACAAGTCGCCACTGTTAGCAGATAACAAAAAGATGATGACGGGGCCAGAAACAACAATCAGCGCTAAACAAGTCAATTGGAAAATTAGCTGAAAATTAATACTGGAAAATGCGGAAAATACAGGGTTTAGGAAGTCCATAGCGGTTTTCTTAAATATGATTAATAAATCAAACAAAATTCTAGAGTTATTCTAGCAAGCATCGCTACTCAAAAAATCTTTAAAACCCAGAAAATTAAAGAGGGGCGCTTTGCGCCCCTCTTTAATTTTCTGGGTTTTGTGAAAACCTAAAATCGGTTTTGATAAAGAAGCGCTATCATTTGAAATATATTCAAAACATTCAGAATTGGTAAGAGTTATACCTGTGCGTCATCGAATTTGGTTGTTGGCAATACTTGCATCAGTTAGCGTTGGAGCCTCTCCACTACGCGCTCAAGCTCTTCTGCCCCACACAACAAGGATTAATTTTGGAAACTTAGAAGAGCAAGCGCTCAACTTGGCAAGGGAAGCCGCTCAACTTGCTCAATTTGAGCAGTACGATTTGGCATTACCTCGCGCTCGTTTAGCCGCACAACTAGCGCCCAAAGCATTTCAAACTCAAGGCATTCTTGGCAGCATCTATCTTCGTAAAGAGCAATACGCCGAAGCCATTACGGCTTTGAAATTGGCGCATAATCTCAAAAAAGATGAGCCGACGATTTTATTCAGTTTGGGAGCTGCCTATCTCCGCAATAAAAATTATCCCGAAGCAATTAGTAACCTCAAACAAGGACTAACCCTTGAGCCAAAAGCTGCCACAGCGATGTTTGACCTCGGCAATGCTTACTTTTTGACCAAACGTTATGACGAAGCAGTGACTATCTACAATGATGTCCTCGTAATCGATAACAAGTTTTGGGCTGCTACTAATAACATCGGTCTAGTTGAGTATGAACGCGGCAATGTCGATCAGGCGATCGCGAAATGGCAAAACTCGCTCAAGCAAGCCGAAAAAATTGAATTTCTCGCGGCTGAGCCAACCCTCGCCCTTGCCACAGCTTTTTATCGCAAAGGCGATCGCACTAAAGCTGTTGAGCTAGCTGTAGAAGCGATGAAAATCGATCCTCGCTATGGCAAAATTCCCCATTTAGTTGAAAATCTCTGGGGCGATCGGCTTATTGCCGATGTAAAAGTAGTCTTAGCGCAGCCTCAAGTCAAGCAAATTTTAGCTGAGAGCGATCTCGCTACTCGCCAAGTACCCATAATTCGCCGCAATTAATCCAAGATCAAAAAAAGAAAGCCACACAAAGTGTGGCTTTCTTTTTTTTGATCTTGGATGAGCAATTTATCCCAATTCACAAAAGTGCGACCACACTTTTGTGAATTAACGCCAGTTCGACAAAAGCGAAAAATGGTAAGAATCGCTAAGCGATTCTTACCATTTTTCGCCATTTGCGTCGTGCTTCGCACGACGCAAATGGCGATATCGAACTAACGTTGAATTAAAAACCAAATCCAGTAAAGGCTTTCAAAACACAAATGGCTTAGCCATTTTTAATCCCAAAACACTTTGGGATTAGTTTTTGCTTGATACAATTGCTTTAACCTTAACTTCAGAAATTCTTGGGAAATAAGATTGCTCTGCAAAAGTCCCATTATCCCTGATCAAAGCAACCTGCTCATGGGCAAGGCGCATCTGAGAATTGATCGCAGTCGTTGTTGCATCGTAGAGGTTCGTAGCCATTTTGGGATAAGCACCGATCGCAATAATTGGTACTAAGAAGCAAACTGCAATAAATACTTCGCGAGGTCGGGCATCGCTAAATTCAGCTTCACTAGGCAAAATGCAATTTGTACCGAAACAAACTACATCTTGGTTACCTTGAGCCTTGAGGCTAATGTCCGAAATATCGCAGGATGGATTGATATCACAGGTAGGATTCGCATCGGAAGCGTAGAAAATCTGACGCAACATCGACAGCAAATAAATCGGTGTAAGAATCACGCCAACTGCGGCTAAAAACACCGTCACTGTACGGAAGGTAGAGCTATAAACATCACTGGAAGTCATCCCGACAAAGATCGAGATTTCGCTAGCAAACCCACTCATCCCAGGAAGGGCAAGGGAAGCCAATGCGCCAACAGTAAATAGGGCAAATACCTTAGGCATTACTTTCCCGATATAACCCATCTCTGTCATTAACATCGTGTGGGTGCGATCGTAAGTTACACCTGCGAGGAAGAACAACACAGAAGCAATTAAGCCGTGAGAAATCATTTGCAACATCGCACCACTGATTCCCAAGTCCGTGAACGAGGCAATGCCGATTAGCACAAATCCCATGTGTGAGACCGATGAAAATGCAAGGCGGCGTTTCATATTGACTTGGGCAAAGGAATTCACTGCACCATAAACAATATTGATGACACCGAGCATTGCTAAAACTGGCGCAAAGTAAACATGGGCATGGTCAAGTAATCCCATATTCAGACGGATTAGACCATAACCACCCATTTTCAGTAATACACCAGCCAAAATCATCGATACGGGAGAAGATGCTTCCCCGTGGGCATCAGGCAACCAAGTGTGGAGAGGGAAAATTGCGAGTTTGACACCAAAGGCAATTAATAAACCTGCATAAAGTGGAAGTTCTAAGGCAATAGGGAAATCTTTGAGAGCTAGCTCAGCCATGTCAAAGGTGAGGTTATTGCCATAGAGCGCCATCGCTAAGCCAGCAACTAGGATGAAAATAGATGCGGCGGCGGTATAAAGCAAAAATTTGGTAGCTGCGTACTGGCGTTTCTGACCTCCCCAGATCGAAACGAGTAGATAGACGGGAATTAGCTCAACTTCCCACATGATGAAGAACAGCAATAAATCTTGGGCGACAAATACACCGATTTGCGCGGAGTATAGAACCAACATCAGGAAGTAAAACAGACGCGGTTTGATGTTAACTTGCCATGCCGCGAAGATAGAAAGAGTGGTGACAAGTCCAGCCAGTAGAACTAGAGGTGCGGAGATGCCATCGACCGAAACTGCCCAACTAAGACCTAATTGGGGTATCCAAGTGTACTTTTCCGTGAGTTGAAATGTCGCGCTGCTCGGATCGTAGTTCTTCCAGAAGGCATAGCACATCAAAATGAAGTCAGCGATGCCTACGCCTAATGCATACCAACGTACAGTTTTGCCTTCTTTGTCGGGCAGTATGGGTATGAGTAAGGAACCTACGAGGGGCAGCAGGACGATCGCGGTAAGCCAAGGAAATTGGGCTGATGTCATGTCAATGAGAATAAATACTTACTCTAAGGAATGTTAAGCATTGTACTAAACTTTACAAAGTTTTAAGCATTATTCTTTTCGATAGCTATCATTAGAAACAACAAAAATATTTTATTTTCTCACAACTTTTTTTATATAAGTAGCTCACCATAATTCAAGCCTAAAACCTAGAAAGCTATCCCGCCGCCCGCTACGCGGGCGGGAT
This genomic stretch from Pseudanabaena galeata CCNP1313 harbors:
- a CDS encoding adenylate/guanylate cyclase domain-containing protein, which encodes MTPSSPSRIPSIDTHATIEATIAVIAESESSSVKLNNPAPALTDFQDSSYRSSSALAVTAGGNFASVLAPLTPEKFSQVVNDVEQRLRIVNQTLGMLNTDFDVILDEMLQAIRGKIGELLSADRTTIFLLDADKNQLWTNVPSEDGKNIEIRISTEPTSIAGEVATYGHIVNIPFDFFDDPRSSQAKKQFERTGYRTYSMLSMPLLNDNDQLVAVVQLINKLRINDPSVPLEDSVDRVGFTEEDQALFAQFAPSMRLILESSQAFYSAAQKQRAADALMKAAMSLGQSLDLEATLKKVMDEAKLLMNADRSTLWLIDRDRNDLWTQIVDHYGLTKELRVPMGVGYAGRVAITGEVLNIPFDLYEHPDADNSKKFDQANGYRTCSLLCMPIFNSNKELIGVTQLVNKIQRGDFPEYDPNTWPASPERFKASFNGNDEEFMKVFNVQAGVALENAKLFAKVKQEQQMQKDILRSLSDGVISTDKHGKIIAANERAYDLLGVGNALLEGKSVYELINIEKANFTKWFETSLDGSDEKSRKQYYPDQTLRSTDGEQHSINISINTMSEGDEGEGVRGALVVMEDISQEKRLKSTMYRYMTQELAEQLLAGGDAKMGGDRKEVSVLFSDIRSYTTITETLAAEDVVMMLNEYFETMVEAVFNYKGTLDKYIGDAIMAVFGSPLPIPDHAWMAVQTAIDMRHRLKEFNIKRLEKLKPQNQKEIDMATIKIGIGINSDTVISGNIGSTRRMEFTAIGDGVNLGSRLEGASKQYGTDAIISETTYNLCSDRLWVRELDRIQVKGKNQPVSVYELIGLKSDPLNEIQSRIIEHYHAAREHYLTRKFSKAVAEFAEVLELDKNNKAANMHITRCQHFLLNAPEDDWDGVWRMTEK
- a CDS encoding DNA gyrase/topoisomerase IV subunit A, giving the protein MAKQGQQQLDFGLESNGGNIIPTSLHTEMQRSYLEYAMSVIVGRALPDARDGLKPVHRRIIYAMHELGLVPERPFRKCARVVGDVLGKYHPHGDQSVYDALVRLVQDFSSRYPLLAGHGNFGSVDNDPAAAMRYTECRLAAIGNEALLSEIEEDVVDFVDNFDGSEQEPAVLPAQLPMLLLNGSTGIAVGMATNIPPHNLSEVVDGAIALIDNPNLPDEQLLSLIPAPDFPTGGIIMNEDGVREAYLTGRGSVTIRGVASVEQFGGKGTGKRQKQAIIVTELPYQVNKSAWIEKIAELVNNGKIEGISDIRDESDRAGMRVVIELKKDISPEVIIDQLYRQTALQSNFGVILLALKGSQPKQMSLRELLQEFLSFREETLAKRFRYELKKAREKSHLLEGLVLVLQDIDRLIRILRFANNSALAKTDLQTEFALSETQAEAILSMPLRRITAIEQQKIREELETLQQQVSRLERLLGDRRELMKFLKKELRDHKKRHSDQRRTHLAWLLQGNQQRIAVPDIDEPEPPRATSKSSKSKNADKNTESDRQIQQTLDTGNVTEKVSDRKSPKATTNKQPKPVEVPLISLTTELNIPIAEPQDITVQLTHKGYIKSLEPNSRASQSVDLGDDVTIASYDTRSDREMVVMTSSGRAFPLALANVPIIKGKGRATPLITLLPDSTDRIVSQFVWEKNPESTAGLVLLSSQGKIKRSPLSEFADMTARGLIAAKFKEDDALFWADIVGLEQELAIATSAGRILRLKADETQIPTVGRTAAGNIALRLGSSEAQIGVSILDLQNNPSSELILITAEGFAKRIAAANIRSAVRGAIGSQCFKFQSRADRLVSMTAIAKPRLDLPVTFLIGQDNDIGLRTVQMPLGAIPLELPNSQGRSIFAGESDLVRSEKVIRVVAK
- a CDS encoding branched-chain amino acid ABC transporter permease; this encodes MIEYVSTLFINAAIFALFSLGLNLQWGFAGLVNFGHVAFMTVGAYTTVLLSLNGVPWFLAFLIAAAIAGLLGIIIGSTALKLREDYLGIVTIGVSEMVRLFVNNEEWLTKGTRGVQDFPLPLVNLVSRQYYSFVLAALLLVVVAIVYWRLEWLVRSPWGRVLKAIREDEEVVKALGKNVFWYKLQAFAIGGAIGGLAGSFYAWQLTTVYPDNFIPLITFQAWTIITIGGAGNNLGVILGAAIFQFYNALPRFLPEQIRADGGRFEAVQLILIGVTLILLMVWRPQGILGNKKELTLNR
- the grxC gene encoding glutaredoxin 3 encodes the protein MAKVEIYTWRMCPFCIRAKHLLDKKGVEYTEYVIDGDEAARSAMVARGSDGKRSVPQIFINDQHIGGCDAIHALDAKGKLDALLA
- a CDS encoding shikimate kinase is translated as MLNGTNIFLIGMMGAGKSTVGKLLAQKLGYNFLDTDPLIEKCAGKSIPEIFAKDGEETFRDLEQQVLSQVSAYTRLVVATGGGIVMRSLNWSHLHDGIVVWIDVPVETLYHRLKTASEQRPLLQTADPLQTLNDIYNQRRDRYAQADISIMVTENETTEAVRDRLFEMIQARISPDRLK